The window AGTCTTGGCGGATGGCGCTGAGGATGTGGATGGCCTGCTGGATGCGGGCCTGGTTGGCCGGTTTGTTGGGCCACAGACTGGCCCCGGAAGGATGGGGCAGGGGGACGACCCAACGGCCGTTGCCATCTTTGGCCGGGTTAAACGCTGGCAGCCACTCACCCTGGGTCAGGTCAAAATTGACCGGATTTTGCAAGGCGGCCGGCGCAAAGTAAACGGCCGTGCCGATTACCTCCTCCAGCCGGGCGCTGGCCGGGTAAAGCAGCTTAATCGCCAGCCCGCCCACCAGGATAAGCAGCCTGGGTCGCACCAGCGTGATCTCTTGCTCCAAAAAGGGGCGGCAGAGCGACTGTTCGGCTCGACTGGGCACGCGGTCCCCTTTGCCGGCCTTGTCTTTGCCAGGGTAACATTTGGTAACGGCCGTCATATACTGTCTGTCGCGGAACGCATCTTCGGCCCAACCGGCCTGAGCCAGCCATTGAAACAAGCGCCGTCCGCTGCCGGCGTTAAACGGCCGTTTGGCCGTCACCTCCGTCACCCCCGGCGCCTGGCCGATGAGCATGACCTGGGCAACGGCCGTGCCGCGAAAAATGGCGCCGGGGGTAATGGCGTGCCCCGCTTCCAGGCAGCGGGTGCAGCCGCGCATGGCGGCGTGCAGTTCCGTCAACGTGGCATAGGTCGTTGTCATGGCGTCATTGTAGCTGAGGCGAGGCAAATGGGTTATGGGTAAATGATACTGACAAAGCAAAAAAGTCGGGCGGCGTCATTTTCGCCAGACCGCTGCATTCCGTCGTAAAATAGCGGCATGAAAAAAAAAGGCCGATTCCGTCGTCAGCTTCGCGCCCAACTGCGTGATATTCGCGTCTTGTTGGGGGAATCCGGCGGCTCTATGCTGCTGTTTGTATTGGTGGTCTTAGGCGGGGCAGCCGCTTTCCATCTGCTTTACACCTTTCCGGTCGGTGCAGAACGGGCCGGAGAATCCCCCAGGTATACGGAGGCGGTTTACGCCACCTTTTCCCTGATCTTTTTCGAGACGCTGCTGCCCTTTCCCGAAGAGTGGTATTTGCAGGCGCTCTTTTTTATTATTCCGGTCGTCGGACTGGTGGTCGTGGCCGATGGGGTGCTGCGCTTCAGCACGGCGCTCATCAACAAACAGGCGCGCGGGCAAAAATGGCAGGTGGCAATGGCTTCAACGTATAGTGACCATATCATTGTGTGCGGCGCGGGCAAGATTGGCTATCGGGTGACAGAAGAGCTGCTGAAATACGGCCGTGATGTCGTAGCGATAGAAATGGATGAGAACGGCCGTTTCGTCGAAAAAGTGCGCGCCCTCGGCGTGCCGCTGCTGATTGGCGACGCCCGCCGCTCAGAGAACATTATCAAAGCGGGCATCCAACGCGCCGACGCGATCATCCCCTGCACCGACAATGAACTGGCAAATCTGGACATCGCTCTGGACGCCCGTGAAATCAACCCCAACATCAAGGTGGTCCTGCGCATGTTCGACAGCGACCTGGCCCGGCGCGTGGAAAAGGGGTTTGGCATCCACACCGCCTTCAGCGGTTCGGCGCTGGCGGCGCCCATCTTCGCCGCCGCCGCCATGCGCCTGGACATCAAGCACTCTTTCTACGTTGGCGAAGAGCTGCTGAACCTGAGCGAAATGACTGTCCGCCCCAATTCGCCGCTGGCTGGCTGGACCGTGAACCAACTGCAACACACCTACAACTTGTCGGTGGTCTTCCACCGCGGCAGCGCCCAAGACGATATGCACCCAGACCCGGAGCAAAAGTTATGCGTCGGCGACTTCTTCCTGGTGCTGGCGTCGCTAGACGTATTGCGGCAGATCAAGAAATTAAATGGCGACATTTGAAGCCTGAGACCAGCTTATGAACATCGTACCTTTCATACCCATCGTGGTTGGAACGGCCTTGCTGCTTGTGGGCTATCGCTATTTTTGGTTGATAGTGGCTGGGGTTGGCTTTTTGGTTGGCCTGAACATGGGCAGCCTGTCGGCTGGCGGGCAGATCACCACGTCGGCCATTGTGCTGGGGTTGTTTTTGGGGGTGATTGGAGGATTTACGGCCGTTTTCATCACCGCCATCGCCCTCAACATCATCGCCTTTTTTCTGGGCGGTATTCTGATGGTGCAGTTATTTACCAGCCTGAATTGGAGCGCTGGCTCTACCCTGGCTACCTTCATCCTGGGGGGAGTGGTTGGTCTGCTGATCGCCATCATCGGCAAGGATTACGCCAAAATGCTCATCTCGGCCGTCACCGGCGCGGCGATCATCATCACTGCCCTGCCAGTGGACCAGGCGACAACCTCCTTTCTCCTCCTCGGCCTAGTTCTCGCCGGGGTTGTCGCCCAAATCATCGTCAAAAACCGCTGGTAACGGCCGTCAGTCGCCACTCGTTAACACCTGACGGCTGCCCAACTACCCCTTCAACGCCCCAGACATCAGGCCGCGCAAGAAATAGCGACCCAAGAAGACATAAATGATCAGCGTCGGAATCGCCGCCACCAGCGAAGCGGCCATTTGCACATTCCAGGCGATAATCTGGCTGCCGGCCAGGTTATTCAGGGCCACAGTAATCGGCCAGTTTTCCGGGCTGGTTAATACCACCGCAAACAAAAAATCATTCCAGGCGGCCGTAAACTGCCAGATGAGTACCACCACAAACGCCGGGGCTGAGACCGGCAGAAAAACATGGTAATAGGTCTCCAACAAGCCGGCCCCATCTATGCGCGCCGCCTCCACCATCTCTTTTGGCACGGTGATGTAATAGCTGCGAAACGTCAACGTGGTAATCGGAATGCCATAGATGATGTGGGTCAGCGCCAGACCAGGAATGCTGCCATACAAACCGGTGGTGCGCATAAACTGCACCAGCGGAATCAAAATGCTCTGGTACGGGATGAACATGCCGAACAGCAGCAGCGGAAATACAAAGTCCGCCCCCGGAAAGCGCCAGCGAGTGAGGATAAAGCCGTTGATCGAACCCAACATGGCTGAGATAACGGCCGTAGGAATCACCAAACGCAAACTATTCCACAAATGGGGCGCCAACTGGTTATAAGCAGCCACAAAATTGTCCAAAGCCAGCCCAGACGGCAGATTCCACATCGTCTTCAGGCTGACTTCATCGAAGCTCTTGAACCCGGTCACCAGCATCACATACATCGGCAGCAGGTAAAAGAGCGACATGATCAACAACAACACGTACAGCCAGGCGCGCGTCGGCGGCCGGCGTGGTTTGTCAGCGACTCGCGCCGTCATGTAGTGGACTCCTCTCGCAGCGTTTGGTACAGGTAAGGGATCACCAACACCGCCACACTCAGTAACAACATAATCCCGATGGCCGCGCCACGGCCGTAAAATTGCCCATCAAACGTTGTCGTCCACATATACACCGATGGCACATCCAAAGCCACCTGCTTGCCGGCTACGGCAATAATCAGGTCAAACACCTTCAACGAGATATGGCCCAAAATAATCATGGCGCTCAACGTCACCGGCCACAACAGCGGCAAAACAATCCGCCGGTAAATGTAAAATTCCGACGCGCCATCCACCCGCGCCGCTTCGCGCAGCGATTCCGGTATCGCCCGCAGGCCGCCCAGATACAAAGCCATGGTATACCCAGACATTTGCCAGATGGCCGGGATGGCGATGGCCGCGATACCCCAATTTGGCGTGGTATGCCACTTGTTGATCAAAAAATCCAATCCCAGCGAATCAAACAATAGATTCAGGCCGCTCATACGTGAACCCATCGCCGGATTCATCAGCCAGCGCCAGACCACGCCGGTCACGATAAACGAAATAGCCATCGGAAACAGGAACAGGCTGCGGAAAAAATTCTCACCACGCAGCCCCTGATCTAGCAAAATCGCCAGCCCCAGCCCCAAAAAGAGACAGCCACCGACAAACAACGTGGTAAATATAATCGTATTGCGAATATCTATGTGAAAACGTGGGTCTCGCAGCAAGCCAATATAATTTTGCAGGCCAATAAATTCATAATTAGGCAGCAAGCCAATCCAATCGCTGACTGACACCCTGACAGACCAGGCAATGAAGCCATAGATGAACACCATGACCGCCAGGATGGACGGCGAGACCAGAGCTATTGCCAGGATGGTATCTTTGTCGAACCTTTTGCGAACCATCTCTAAACGAGCCATAAGGCATCCTTACAAAAAGGGGCGAGTACAAGCAAACCCTGTACTCGCCCCGATAAGCGTTTACGTCAGTTTATTGGCAAGGACCTGAAGCAGAACAGGCATTCACCAGCGCCGTCTGGAAAGTGGTTACATCGCCACTGCCCAGGAACAGACCCAGAGCCGTGTCAATCTCCGATTTCCAACTGTCGTTGGCGACAACGCCGTGCGTCAGGCTGCCGACCACAACGTCGTTGGCCCAATCATCCATCGCCGATTGCAGGTATTCGCCGTACAGGGCACGGTCGCCATCGCTGCGGGCGGGGATGGAGCCTTTGACCGGGTTGAAGGCGTCTTGCCCTTCCAGAGAACCGGCGACCGTCAGCCAGGCAATGGCGGCGTCACGATGGGGCGCGCCCAGCGGCAGCACAAAGCTGTCGGAGAGAAATTGGAAGTTACCGGCCGTTCCCGGCACAGGCGCCCAGATGTAATCGGTGTTGGGGGCTTTGCCCAGTTCACGGAAGAAGCCTTCTTGCCAGTCGCCCATCACGTTGAAGGCGGCGTCGCCATCAATGACAATCTGCCCGGCGTCTTGCCAGCTCAGGGCGGAGGCGTCGCTGTTGGTGTAGGTCAGAATCTTGGCGAAGTCATTTAACGCCTGCATGACCTCGGGGCTGGCCCAATCGCCGCTGCCGTCCCACAAATCATTGTAGGCGTCAGGCCCCATGGAAGCCAGGAGAATCGTCTCAAAGAGGTGCAGGGCGGTCCACTGCTCGCCCATCGCCAGGGGGGCGTCCATGCCGGCCGCTTGCAGGGCATCCATCGCGGTAAACCATTCGTCCAGGGTCGTGGGCATTGCGATGCTGTTGTCGGCCAGGATGGTGGGGTTGGCCCACAACACGTTGGCGCGGTGGATGTTCACTGGCACAGAGTAGATGTTGCCATCTTGCGAGATCAATGGGATAAGGGTGGCGGGCATCACAGCCAGCCAGCCATTCTCTTCGTAGAGGAAGTTCAATGGTTCCAACTGCCCGGCGGCGACGTAGGTGCCGATGAGTTCTTGCCCGGCGTGGCCTTGCCAGCTATCGGGGGCGTCGCCCGCCTGGAGGCGGGTGGCTAACACAGCGCGGGCGTTGGTGCCTGCGCCGCCGGCGACGGCCGCATTCAAGAATTCCACGTTGGGGTATTGTTCGGCAAAGACTTTAATCATCGCTTCCAGGCCGGCCGCTTCGCCGCCGCCGGTCCACCAGGAGAAGACTTCCACCGGGCCAGAAACGTCGGCCATTGGCGCTTCGGCCGGAGCGGAATCCAGGGCTTGTTGGTTGGAAGCGGCAGCAGCGGCCGTGAGGGCCTTTTGCAGGGAGTCCACGTTGCCACCGGCCAGGTACAGGCCCAGAGCCGTGTCAATCTCCGATTTCCAACTGTCGTTGGCGACAACGCCGTGCGTCAGGCTGCCGACGACTGTGTCGCTGGCCCAATCATCCATCGCCGATTGCAGGTATTCGCCGTACAGGGCGCGGTCGCCATCGCTGCGGGCGGGGATGGAGCCTTTGACTGGATTGAAGGCGTCTTGCCCTTCCAGGGAACCGGCGACCGTCAGCCAGGCAATGGCGGCGTCACGATGGGGCGCGCCCACCGGCAGCACGAAGCTGTCGGAGAGGAACTGGAAGTTGCCATCAGTTCCGGGCACGGCCGACCAGACGTAATCTACATTGGGGGCTTTGCCGAGTTCACGGAAGAAGCCTTCTTGCCAGTCGCCCATCACGTTGAAGGCGGCGTCGCCGTCTACAACCAGTTGACCGGCGTCTTGCCAGCTCAGGGCGGAGGCGTCGCTGTTGGTGTAGCTGAGGGCTTTTTCGTAGTTAGCCAGGGCCGCGGCGACTGCCGGACTGTTCCAATCGCCACCGCTCCAGAGCGCGTTGTAGGCGTCCGGCCCCAGGGAGGCCAGGAGGATGGTCTCGAAGAGGTGCATGGCGGTCCACTGCTCGCCCATCGCCAGCGGGGCGTCTATGCCGTTGGCTTGCAGAATGTCCATGGCGGCGAACCATTCGTCCAGGGTCGTGGGCATTGCGATGCCGTTGTCGGCCAGGATGGTGGGGTTGGCCCACAACACGTTGGCGCGGTGGATGTTCACCGGCACAGAGTAGATGTTGCCATTTTGCGAGATCAGCGGGATGAGGGTGGCGGGCATCACTTCCAACCAACCATTCTCTTCGTAGAGGAAGTTCAACGGTTCCAACTGCCCGGCGGCGACGTAAGTGCCGATGAGTTCTTGGCCGGCGTGGCCTTGCCAGCTATCGGGGGCGTCGCCCGCCTGGAGGCGGGTGGCTAACACAGCGCGGGCGTTGGTTCCCGCGCCACCGGCGACGGCCGCATTGACAAATTCGATGTTGGGGTATTCGGCTTTGAAGACTTCGATCATCGCTTCCAGGCCGGCCGCTTCACCACCGCCGGTCCACCAGGAAAAGACTTCGACCATGCTGGCGCTGTCGGCTGGGGACTCGGCTGGCGCTTCGGCTGGCGCTTCGGCGGGGGCAGAGGTGGCGGCGGGCACGGCCGTTGGCGCGGCGGTTGTGCCGCCACAGGCAGCCAACAGCATAGCCAACATAACCAACAATACAACGGGTAAATAATGGGACTTCTTCATATCTGTATTCTCCTCGTTAGTTAGACATGAACCACAATTCGCAACCCTAACACAATTTGCAGGGCTGTTCATGCCACTATAGCGAGAATGTGGCTTTAAGACAACGGCCGTTGTGACATATGTGGGACAAACTTATGCCATTTCTTGGGTAGATTGCACAAGAGGGGTTACGTGTTCCGTAATCCGTGTTCGGTAATCCGCGTTCCGTCTACGGTTTACGCTCCTACACCACACCCAGTTCTTGCAGCGTCGCCAGAATGGCGTCGCGGCTGATGGGTTTGGCGTGGAAGCGGGTCGCGCCGAGGGAATAGGCCAGGTCGGGGTCGTTGAAGACGGAGCAGACAATGATGGGGATGGTGGCGGTCAGCGGCTGGCTGCGCAAAATTTGCAGAATCTCCCAACCGCTGGCGCCGGGCATCATTACGTCTAAAATGATGGCGTCGGGCAAGAGTTCCTGGGCCAGTTTCAGCCCTTCGGGGCCGCTGGTGGAGGTGACGACGCGGCAGGCGTGGCCGGTGAGGTAACGGCCAAGCAGTTCCACCAATCCTTCGTTGTCGTCTACCACCAGGATGAGGGTGTCGTGGCCGGTGAGGGTAATGACGATGGCCTGACGGCCGTTTATCCCCACCTCCTGCCGTATTGTCCAGCCCAGGCGGGCGGCCAACTGCTCGATCACATCATCCACGATGGAGGCGACCCCTGACTGAACTGGCGCGTAGGCCAATGTCAGGAGAACCTGCCCCTGGCGCACAGTCAGGCGCAGGTCGGGCGACCCGGCGCGGGCGACGCTGAGGATGCGGCTGAACAGGCTGACGAATATCTGCTGGGCAACGGCCGTATCCACCGACACCACCACCGCTTCATCCGGCAGCGTAACCGTCAGCGCGAAACCGTGCAGCTCGGCCAGCGGCGCGACCGCCTTCAGCGCTTCTTGCAGCAGGCCGCGCACATCCAACGGCTGCAAATGCGTCTCCAGGCGCGACATTTCCGCGGCCACCGACGACAATTCCCGCGCCGAAGCCAACTCCGGCGCCGCCGCAGGCGTATCCGGGGCGACGGCCGTCCAGGGCGTTTGTTCGGTACGGCGGCTCCACAAGATGGCCGCTACACTCTCTTCGCCGCGGCGCAGCGAGCGGTGCGCCTGCCGCGCCGATAAGCCCAACCGGTTGGCGGCGTCTTGCACCGTAATGCCCTCGATGTAACGCAGCTGCAGCAAATTATATAGGCGCGTATCCGACGCCAACGACGAGGAATGCGGACCAGGGCTGATGGTTTCGATGGCCGTGATCAGTTCGCGGCGCAGGTGGTGGCCGAGGGTCTGGTTGGCCTGTGGCCGCGCCGGGGCAAAGGCGGCCGCCAGCGGCAGCCGCTGCAAAAAGGTGAAATCATACAGGTGTTCCAACGCCTGTTTCACCTGGTCCACAAAGTCTTCAGGCGGAATGATTGGATTAGGCGATATGTCTATCTGATTCATACAGGTTCTTCCACGACCGGCGAGGGTTTTAGGCCCGCCAGCGCCGATTTAAGCAGGTGCAGCGTCTCGGCCGGATGCCAGGGCGCGGCCTGGGCAATTCTGATCTGGTTGCCATACTGGGCCAGCGATTCTTCAATATAGCTGGTGGCAGTGAGCAGGATGACGGGCACGGCCGTTAACTCTGGCCTGTTTTGCATGGTTTCTAAGACGGCAAAACCATCCACCTCCGGCATCATCAGGTCCAAAATTACCAGGTCGGGCGGCGATTGGGCCATCGCCAGCAGCCCGCTGCGCCCTTCATAGGCGATGCGGATAGCAAAACGGCCGTTATGCGCCCCCAAACTGCGCTCCACTAACTGGCAAATGCCGGGGTTGTCATCAATCACCAACACATCGCGCACGGCCGTTCCATTCTCTTCCAACCTGTCTATCTCCATCAGCAACTGCTGAAAGTTTATCGGTTTGGTCAGGCAGGCGCGCGCGCCCAACGCGGTGGCCATCCACGCCTGGCTGGGCAGGGAGCATTCGACGATGGGGATAGTCAGCCCGGCCGTCAGGGCCGGGTCGGGCTGCTGTCCCGGCGGCACGTTCACCAGCACCGCCAGCGGATGTCGTTCGGCCACCAGCGCCGCCAGATTGGCCGGGTCATCTACTGGAAGCACCTCGTAGGCGTCCAGGTGGCGGGCTACCAGGCTGCGCACCTGCGGGTCTGGCTCTACCAACAGCAGGCAGGGATGGATGGATCGGGACTGCGGTTCTGCAGCGCGGGTGCGGTACAAATGGGCGTGTGGTTGCGCCAGGGGGTCCAGAGGCAAGGTAAAGGCAAAGGTGGAGCCGCCGCCGGCGGCGCTTTCGACCCAGATACGGCCGTCGTGGGCTTCCACAAAACGCTGGCATATAGCCAGACCCAACCCCGCGCCGCCGTGACTGCGGCTGAGGGAATAATCTACCTGGTAGAATTCGGTGAAGATGTCGCCTAACTGGTCGGCGGGGATGCCTGGCCCGGTGTCTTGGACGCGCACGAGGATATGGTTGGGTTCGGCGACGGCCGTTAGCGTCACGCTGCCGACGGCGGTGAAGCGATGGGCGTTGTTGAGCAAATTCAGCAAGACCTGGCGAATGCGCGTCTGATCTATGGCGATTGGGGGCAAATCGGGTGGCACAACCACCTGCAAAATCACCGCGTCTGATTTTTCAAACAGGTTGCCGACGATGGCCGCCGCTTCGTGCAGCAGCGCCGCCAGGTCGGTTGGCTCTTTTTTCAGGGTAAAGCCGACCATTTCAAAGCGCGAGAGGTCCAAAATGTCGTCTATCATCTCCAGCAGGTGGCGGCTGTTGCGGTAAATCTGGTACACGTCGCGCATGAGGGGCGGCGGCAGGAGCGGCCCATACACCTCCGGCGACAGGTACATCACCTCGCTAAAGCCCAAAATGATGCTCAGGGGCGTGCGTAATTCGTGGCTGATGTTGGCGGCGAACTGCTCTTTGAGCTGGCGGGCGTGCTGCGCCTCTTTGTGGGCGATCATGAGTTCATACTCGGTGCGTTCGCGGATGTCGTTGACGATGCGCAGCGATTTGACCATGGAGCGCAGTTCGGCTTGTTGATTGCGGGTGGTCGCCAGCAGCGCCTTGCTCTGCTCGTTCATCTGCCAGACCCAATCGAGGCTGGTGTAGAGGATGCGCATCGCCAGCACGGCGATGGCGACGGCCAGGACGAGCAGGCTGAGGAAGGGGGTCAGGTCGTAGGCGCGCAGCCCGGCGCGGGAAAGATAAACGGCCAGTGCGCCAACGGCAACGGCCGTGCCCAATTCCCCATTCCGCACCAACATAGAGGTGGCAAACACCAGCAGCAGCCCGGTGTAAGGAATCCAGGGCATAGGAAACAGCCACATACCGAGCAGGAGAACGGCCGTCATCCCCCCGGCTAAGAGCCGCCGCCCCCAAACCGGATACTCGCCGCGCAGCCACAACACCAACAACCCCACCGCGGACATGCTCAACCAAAACAACACCATATCCACCGGAAAAGGAACTGGCGAGTCATAAAACAGCACCATCAGTTGGGCCACAGCCAACAGCAAAATTGTCAGCCGCAGCGTCAGTTGGCCGCGCAAATCTTCCAGATTCAGGCGCAGGCTTTCCTGCCGCATGTGGGCGGCGGCGTCGTTTTTGGCAATGGGAACAAAATCGTCCATTCTCTGTTTATACCGCAATCAACGGGGATCGCGTAGAGGCAGGGCGTGATCTTTGCCGTTGACGATGATGGGCACGGCCGTTTGTCTCGCTTTTTTGGAGGAGTTAACATGGGCGACGGCGCACCACGATGAATGAAAACCCTGGGAGCGCAGGCGTCTCGCCTGCCGGGGCGGACGGGACGTCCGCGCTCCCATTTTCGAAGGAGACATTGCGCCTAGTGTTGGGCGAGACGGCGTGGAGAAAACGGCCGTCTATTTTCCCCGCGTATCGCCCGCGCCGTCACGGCGTGGGTTACTTATTGCACAACGACGCGCCCCTGGCTACAATGCCTGCCAACCTGCTACCACAATCATCCCGCCTGGGGACGGAGATGACGTGGAGCGAAAACTATAAGAAGGGGAATTGAATCATGAAACGAAGCGCTTCTGTACTGTTCTTGCTGACGTTGGTTGTGCTGCTGTTGGGCTTGGTGGCCTTGCGACCAGGCGTGACTCAGGCGGCCGCCTGGCAAGACAAGGTAGACCCCTGGGTATTGGCAACGGCCGCTGCCCAGCCACAGACTGAATTTCTCGTCTATCTAACCGAACAGGCCGATCTCAGCGGCGCGGCGGCGCTGCGCAGCAAAGAGGCCAAAGGGCAGTATGTGGTGGACCAGTTAACGGCCGTTGCCGCCCAAACCCAACCCGCCCTCATCCAATTTTTAGACGCCGCCGGCGCCGAATACCAACCGTTCTGGATCGCCAACATGCTTTGGGTGCGCGGCGACCAGGCCCTCATCGAAAGCCTGGCCCTGCGCCTGGACGTGGCCCACCTGTACGCCAACCCTACCGTCCACAGCGTAGACCCTACCCCCCTGACCCAACAAGAAATAGAAAGCATCGCCGCCATTGAATGGGGCATCACCCTGGTCAACGCCGACGACGTGTGGGCGGCAGGGTACACCGGGCAAACCATCGTCATTGGTGGGCAAGATACCGGCTACGATTGGGACCACCCCGCCCTCATCGGCAAATATCGCGGTTGGAACGGCTCCGCGGCCAACCACAACTACAACTGGCACGACGCCATCCACGTCGGCGGCAGCAGCTGCGGCGCGGATTCGCCGTTCCCTTGTGACGATAACGGCCACGGCACGCACACCATGGGCACGATGGTCGGCGACGACGGCGGCGCTAACCAGATCGGCATGGCTCCCGGCGCAACCTGGATTGGCTGTCGCAACATGAACGCTGGCGACGGCACACCGGCTACCTACGCCGAATGTTACCAATGGTTCATCGCCCCCACCGACCTGAGCAACCAAAACCCCGACACCAGCAAAGCGCCCCATGTCATCAACAATTCCTGGGGCTGCCCGGTCAGCGAAGGCTGCACCGATCCTAATGTGCTGCTGACGGTGGTCAACAATGTGCGCGCCGCCGGGATTGTGACGGTCCATTCGGCCGGTAACAGCGGCTCCAGTTGCAGCACCATAGATACCCCGGCAGCCATCTACGACAGTTCCTTCACCGTGGGGGCGACCAACAGCAGCGACACCATCGCCAGTTTTAGCAGCCGCGGCCCGGTGTTGGTGGATGGCAGCGGTCGCGCCAAACCAGATATTTCCGCACCCGGCGTTAGCATCCGTTCCAGTCTGCCTGGCACGGGCTACGGCAGCCTCAGCGGCACGAGCATGGCCGGGCCGCACGTGGCCGGTATGGTGGCCCTGCTGCTGTCGGCGCGGCCAGACCTGGCCGGGCAGGTGGATGCGATTGAGGCGGTGATTATGGCAACGGCCGTTCCTCGCACTACCGCCCAAAACTGTGGCAGCATACCTGGCAGCCAGGTCCCCAACAACACCTACGGCTGGGGCCGCATAGATGTTTTGGCAGCCTACAACGCCCTGCAAAGCCAGGATCAGGAACTCTTCCTGCTCAAAGAGGTCTCCCAGGCCGAAGTTTTGCCCGGCGATGTGTTGACCTACACCCTGACCATCACCCAAACCGGCCCGCAGCCAGGCGTCAACAACCTGGTGTTGACCGATACGCTGCCCACCGGCGTGACCTTCATCACCGCCACCCTGCCGTTTAGCCAAACCGGTGAGGTGATTGGCTGGGACCGGGCCAGTCTGACCGGGCAGGATGTCTGGAGCGTAGAACTGGTGGTAGCGGTTCCGCTGACGACGACGCTGACGGCCGTACACAACGAAACCTATGGCGTGGTGGGCGATGGGGTCACGGCCGTTTCTGGTCCCACCGTCAGCACCCTCATCCAGACACCCCCACCGCCGCAGCTTTACCTGAACAAAGAAGTATCGGCGGCCATTGTTGATCCTGGTGACACCCTGACTTATACCCTGACGGTGACGCAGAGCAGCGTCTTTACCGATGTCGCCAACCTGGTCCTCACCGACACATTGCCCGTCGGCGTCACCTTTATCACTGCCACCTTGCCCTTCACCCAGGATGGCGAGACGATTATCTGGGACCGGGCCAGTCTGGCCGCCGGCGATGTTTGGGCGGTAGAACTGGTGGTGGAAGTGCCGCTGCTCACGGAGTATACGGCCGTTCACAACGAGATGTATGGCGTGGTGGGCGATGGGGTAACGGCCGTTTCCGGCCCCACTGTCAGCAGCCTCATCGCCCCCTGGTTCAAGTTGTACGTGCCCGCGGTTTATTTCGAGGTCAGCGAATAGCACAGAGGACAGGCAGACAAGAAGAATGGGAGACAGGGAGACACGGAGATTGCTTCAAGGCTATTCTCCGTGTTTTCCGTGCCTCCGTGGTGCAGCTTGCACAAATGGAGGAGCAGCATGAAACGGGCGGTCAGCGTTAGTTTAGGTAGTTCCGAACGGGACAAAAAGGTAGAAATCGAGCT of the Candidatus Leptovillus gracilis genome contains:
- a CDS encoding NAD-binding protein, which encodes MKKKGRFRRQLRAQLRDIRVLLGESGGSMLLFVLVVLGGAAAFHLLYTFPVGAERAGESPRYTEAVYATFSLIFFETLLPFPEEWYLQALFFIIPVVGLVVVADGVLRFSTALINKQARGQKWQVAMASTYSDHIIVCGAGKIGYRVTEELLKYGRDVVAIEMDENGRFVEKVRALGVPLLIGDARRSENIIKAGIQRADAIIPCTDNELANLDIALDAREINPNIKVVLRMFDSDLARRVEKGFGIHTAFSGSALAAPIFAAAAMRLDIKHSFYVGEELLNLSEMTVRPNSPLAGWTVNQLQHTYNLSVVFHRGSAQDDMHPDPEQKLCVGDFFLVLASLDVLRQIKKLNGDI
- a CDS encoding carbohydrate ABC transporter permease; translated protein: MTARVADKPRRPPTRAWLYVLLLIMSLFYLLPMYVMLVTGFKSFDEVSLKTMWNLPSGLALDNFVAAYNQLAPHLWNSLRLVIPTAVISAMLGSINGFILTRWRFPGADFVFPLLLFGMFIPYQSILIPLVQFMRTTGLYGSIPGLALTHIIYGIPITTLTFRSYYITVPKEMVEAARIDGAGLLETYYHVFLPVSAPAFVVVLIWQFTAAWNDFLFAVVLTSPENWPITVALNNLAGSQIIAWNVQMAASLVAAIPTLIIYVFLGRYFLRGLMSGALKG
- a CDS encoding sugar ABC transporter permease, translating into MVRKRFDKDTILAIALVSPSILAVMVFIYGFIAWSVRVSVSDWIGLLPNYEFIGLQNYIGLLRDPRFHIDIRNTIIFTTLFVGGCLFLGLGLAILLDQGLRGENFFRSLFLFPMAISFIVTGVVWRWLMNPAMGSRMSGLNLLFDSLGLDFLINKWHTTPNWGIAAIAIPAIWQMSGYTMALYLGGLRAIPESLREAARVDGASEFYIYRRIVLPLLWPVTLSAMIILGHISLKVFDLIIAVAGKQVALDVPSVYMWTTTFDGQFYGRGAAIGIMLLLSVAVLVIPYLYQTLREESTT
- a CDS encoding carbohydrate ABC transporter substrate-binding protein, translating into MADVSGPVEVFSWWTGGGEAAGLEAMIKVFAEQYPNVEFLNAAVAGGAGTNARAVLATRLQAGDAPDSWQGHAGQELIGTYVAAGQLEPLNFLYEENGWLAVMPATLIPLISQDGNIYSVPVNIHRANVLWANPTILADNSIAMPTTLDEWFTAMDALQAAGMDAPLAMGEQWTALHLFETILLASMGPDAYNDLWDGSGDWASPEVMQALNDFAKILTYTNSDASALSWQDAGQIVIDGDAAFNVMGDWQEGFFRELGKAPNTDYIWAPVPGTAGNFQFLSDSFVLPLGAPHRDAAIAWLTVAGSLEGQDAFNPVKGSIPARSDGDRALYGEYLQSAMDDWANDVVVGSLTHGVVANDSWKSEIDTALGLFLGSGDVTTFQTALVNACSASGPCQ
- a CDS encoding response regulator, encoding MNQIDISPNPIIPPEDFVDQVKQALEHLYDFTFLQRLPLAAAFAPARPQANQTLGHHLRRELITAIETISPGPHSSSLASDTRLYNLLQLRYIEGITVQDAANRLGLSARQAHRSLRRGEESVAAILWSRRTEQTPWTAVAPDTPAAAPELASARELSSVAAEMSRLETHLQPLDVRGLLQEALKAVAPLAELHGFALTVTLPDEAVVVSVDTAVAQQIFVSLFSRILSVARAGSPDLRLTVRQGQVLLTLAYAPVQSGVASIVDDVIEQLAARLGWTIRQEVGINGRQAIVITLTGHDTLILVVDDNEGLVELLGRYLTGHACRVVTSTSGPEGLKLAQELLPDAIILDVMMPGASGWEILQILRSQPLTATIPIIVCSVFNDPDLAYSLGATRFHAKPISRDAILATLQELGVV
- a CDS encoding response regulator, producing MDDFVPIAKNDAAAHMRQESLRLNLEDLRGQLTLRLTILLLAVAQLMVLFYDSPVPFPVDMVLFWLSMSAVGLLVLWLRGEYPVWGRRLLAGGMTAVLLLGMWLFPMPWIPYTGLLLVFATSMLVRNGELGTAVAVGALAVYLSRAGLRAYDLTPFLSLLVLAVAIAVLAMRILYTSLDWVWQMNEQSKALLATTRNQQAELRSMVKSLRIVNDIRERTEYELMIAHKEAQHARQLKEQFAANISHELRTPLSIILGFSEVMYLSPEVYGPLLPPPLMRDVYQIYRNSRHLLEMIDDILDLSRFEMVGFTLKKEPTDLAALLHEAAAIVGNLFEKSDAVILQVVVPPDLPPIAIDQTRIRQVLLNLLNNAHRFTAVGSVTLTAVAEPNHILVRVQDTGPGIPADQLGDIFTEFYQVDYSLSRSHGGAGLGLAICQRFVEAHDGRIWVESAAGGGSTFAFTLPLDPLAQPHAHLYRTRAAEPQSRSIHPCLLLVEPDPQVRSLVARHLDAYEVLPVDDPANLAALVAERHPLAVLVNVPPGQQPDPALTAGLTIPIVECSLPSQAWMATALGARACLTKPINFQQLLMEIDRLEENGTAVRDVLVIDDNPGICQLVERSLGAHNGRFAIRIAYEGRSGLLAMAQSPPDLVILDLMMPEVDGFAVLETMQNRPELTAVPVILLTATSYIEESLAQYGNQIRIAQAAPWHPAETLHLLKSALAGLKPSPVVEEPV